Below is a genomic region from Xylophilus sp. GW821-FHT01B05.
TCGATGCCAAATTCGGCGCAGGCCGCGCTCAGCAGGTCGAGCGAGTCCAGGTAGTCGCTCATGTTGCCGTCGGGCGGATCGACCACGGTGGTGCTGCCGTTGAGCACGTGGTCACCCGAGAACAGCAGGCCGTCCTGCGCCAGCACCAGGCACAGGTGGTTGGCCGCATGGCCGGGCGTAAAAATAACAGTCAAATCGTGCTCTATCCCAGGTACAGAAAGGGCTATTAGCTCTCTATTTTGTAGCGGTCGGTCTGGCACGAAATGGCTGCTCGGCCGCGCCGTGGCGGCCGAGGGCAGGCCCAGGATGGGCGGCGCCGCGCGGCCGGCGGCCGCGCACAGCGCCTGCAGCGGCTTGGCGCCGGGGGAATGGTCGGGGTGCGAATGGGTGCAGACGATGGCGCGGATGTCGCCGCCCGCGGCCGCATACAGGCGGGCGATGTGCGCGGCATTGTTCGGGCCCGGGTCGATGGCGATATAGCCAGTGGCCGCCTCGCCCACCAGATAGCTGTTGGTGCCGGGGCCGGTCATGTGGCCGCCGTTGGGTGCGGTCAGGCGCAGCACGTTCTTCAGCAGCGGCACGGCGTGTTCGTGCTGCCAGCCCAGCTCGTGCACGATCTGCCCGTCCGGGCAGACCAGGGCCAGCTCGCCGTAGGGCTGCTCGCCCTCCATGTAGCGCGCCTCTTGGCCGTTCAGCAGGCCGGCGCGTGGGCAACTGGTCCACAGCGGCTGCTCGTGGGCGCAGGCGGCCAGCACCGCGTCCACGCTGGTGTAGCCAGCCAGCCGCTGCAAGGTGCGGATGGTCGGGAAGATCATGAGGAAGCCACCGGCCGCATGCCGCGCCAGCGCGTCGGCCGGCCGCACCCAGACCGGCTC
It encodes:
- a CDS encoding MBL fold metallo-hydrolase: MVRPTQLLHPPREPAPTRPAATVLLLRDTPAGIEVLMTRRSATASFAPGAYVFPGGGIDAADANSHALAARRATQDDLRLTQAIAAIRESFEELGVLLARHRDGRPVSAADIAVLDRQAPFAPQCEAAGLVLAADGVFVLAHWITDRDLARRFDVPFLVARMPEGQQPVADEAEQFEPVWVRPADALARHAAGGFLMIFPTIRTLQRLAGYTSVDAVLAACAHEQPLWTSCPRAGLLNGQEARYMEGEQPYGELALVCPDGQIVHELGWQHEHAVPLLKNVLRLTAPNGGHMTGPGTNSYLVGEAATGYIAIDPGPNNAAHIARLYAAAGGDIRAIVCTHSHPDHSPGAKPLQALCAAAGRAAPPILGLPSAATARPSSHFVPDRPLQNRELIALSVPGIEHDLTVIFTPGHAANHLCLVLAQDGLLFSGDHVLNGSTTVVDPPDGNMSDYLDSLDLLSAACAEFGIDYILPAHGYVLHDAPAAIARLKAHRLQREAKVAAALCALPDGSTADWVRHAYGDVPEALWPVAERSLLAHVERLRRIGHGCGFAVRAPARA